The proteins below come from a single Spiroplasma endosymbiont of Atherix ibis genomic window:
- a CDS encoding adenine phosphoribosyltransferase has product MDLKKYIWDVEDFPIKGVTFKDITPLLNDKDAFKYAIDKMVEYVKEKKADVIVAPEARGFLFASAVAYAANCRFVLVRKPGKLPRKVKDIEYELEYGKEHIQMHFGDLKATDSVVIVDDVLATGGTMKAIVDLIEQEKVKINGIVFLADLSFLHESNLFANFDSKSLITY; this is encoded by the coding sequence ATGGATTTAAAAAAATATATTTGAGATGTTGAGGACTTTCCAATTAAAGGAGTTACTTTTAAAGATATAACTCCATTATTAAATGACAAAGATGCTTTTAAATATGCAATTGATAAAATGGTTGAATATGTAAAAGAAAAAAAAGCTGATGTTATTGTTGCTCCAGAAGCAAGGGGTTTCTTATTTGCCTCTGCAGTTGCTTATGCTGCAAATTGTAGATTTGTATTAGTGAGAAAACCTGGTAAACTTCCAAGAAAAGTTAAAGATATTGAATATGAATTAGAATATGGAAAAGAACATATTCAAATGCATTTTGGTGATTTAAAAGCAACTGATAGTGTAGTTATTGTTGATGATGTTTTAGCAACAGGGGGAACAATGAAAGCCATTGTAGATCTTATAGAACAAGAAAAAGTAAAAATTAATGGAATTGTTTTTTTAGCAGATTTATCATTTTTACACGAATCTAATCTTTTTGCTAATTTTGATTCAAAAAGTCTAATTACTTATTAA